A region of Catenibacterium mitsuokai DNA encodes the following proteins:
- a CDS encoding lysophospholipid acyltransferase family protein, with translation MKRLILIVLRFFFELPVLIFQLKHIKKHKDTIPFEDRIDWTRRLLKKATKRARVNLTITGTEYLPETGGFFVAPNHQGLFDILALFDSIERPFKIVFKKELLDVIFLRDVAEFMEYPAIDRTNLRASMKLMRQVKKEMSEGIPYVIFPEGTRSKKGNELLEFKGGSFKPAMDAQVPIIPCVMHNCFKVLDSNSIKRVDCGIHYLPPIPYEEYKDMSSVEVANLVKSRIQTKMDELIKEHA, from the coding sequence ATGAAAAGACTTATATTAATTGTGCTTCGTTTCTTCTTTGAATTACCAGTACTGATTTTCCAGTTAAAACATATCAAGAAGCATAAGGATACGATTCCTTTTGAGGATCGTATTGACTGGACAAGAAGACTTCTAAAGAAAGCAACTAAAAGAGCACGTGTTAATCTAACTATTACAGGTACAGAATATCTTCCTGAAACAGGTGGTTTCTTTGTAGCTCCAAACCATCAGGGATTATTTGATATCCTTGCATTATTTGACAGTATTGAACGTCCTTTCAAGATTGTCTTTAAAAAAGAACTATTAGATGTTATCTTCTTAAGAGATGTGGCTGAATTTATGGAATATCCAGCTATTGACCGTACAAACTTAAGAGCCTCTATGAAGCTTATGAGACAGGTTAAAAAGGAAATGTCTGAAGGTATTCCTTATGTCATCTTCCCAGAAGGAACACGTTCTAAAAAGGGAAATGAATTATTAGAATTCAAGGGTGGTTCATTTAAACCGGCTATGGATGCACAGGTGCCAATTATTCCATGTGTTATGCATAACTGTTTTAAAGTGTTAGATAGTAACTCTATTAAGAGAGTTGATTGTGGAATCCACTATTTACCTCCAATCCCTTATGAAGAATATAAGGATATGAGCAGTGTAGAAGTGGCTAATCTTGTAAAATCTAGAATACAGACTAAAATGGATGAACTCATTAAGGAACATGCTTAG
- a CDS encoding dihydrofolate reductase — translation MITIIVAADKNNLIGKKGTDNGMPWHNSEDFKHFRSTTLNHTLLMGKTTYQAIGKPLPKRHTIVLSHNFEDDRVEVVDDLVGTIQSFKERGEDLFISGGASVYQQALPYCDQILLSRIPGDYTGETYFPDFSEYNYRLVEEKPFETFTLEIYQK, via the coding sequence ATGATCACTATCATTGTTGCAGCTGATAAGAATAATCTCATTGGTAAGAAGGGAACAGACAATGGGATGCCATGGCATAACAGCGAAGACTTTAAACACTTTAGAAGTACAACACTCAATCATACATTATTAATGGGGAAAACAACTTACCAGGCCATTGGTAAACCTTTGCCTAAACGTCATACAATCGTTCTCTCTCATAACTTTGAAGATGATAGAGTAGAAGTCGTGGATGATTTAGTAGGAACGATTCAATCTTTTAAAGAACGTGGTGAAGACCTCTTTATTTCCGGTGGTGCTTCTGTATATCAACAAGCACTTCCATATTGTGATCAGATTCTTTTATCACGTATTCCTGGAGACTATACAGGAGAAACATATTTCCCTGACTTTTCTGAATATAACTATCGTCTCGTAGAAGAAAAGCCATTTGAGACATTTACACTAGAAATCTATCAAAAATGA
- a CDS encoding thymidylate synthase — MKQYLDMCRYILEHGEDRPDRTGTGTRSVFGYQTRYDLREGFPLLTTKKMYLRPIAEELLWFIKGDTNIKYLVDRNVKIWNEWPYEDFKKSEDFNGETLEEFVEKIKNDDDFAKKHGNLGPVYGAQWRNFNNEGTDQLMKLIDSLKNNPFSRRHIISAWNPSQVDEMALPPCHTLMQFYVSSDKKYLSCQLYQRSADTFLGVPFNIASYALLTCMLAQVCGYEPKEFIHTIGDAHIYKNHFDVVKTQIEREPLPLPRLVLNKDIDNLFDFKIEDIKLEGYQSHGPLKGKVSV; from the coding sequence TTGAAACAATATCTAGATATGTGTCGATATATCCTAGAACATGGTGAAGACCGTCCTGATCGCACAGGGACTGGTACACGTTCTGTATTTGGATATCAGACACGCTATGATTTACGTGAAGGATTTCCTCTTCTTACTACTAAGAAGATGTATTTACGTCCTATTGCGGAAGAACTATTATGGTTTATCAAGGGTGATACAAATATTAAATATCTTGTAGACCGTAATGTGAAAATATGGAATGAATGGCCTTATGAAGACTTTAAGAAGAGTGAAGACTTTAACGGTGAAACATTAGAAGAATTTGTAGAAAAGATTAAGAATGATGATGACTTTGCGAAGAAACATGGTAACTTAGGTCCTGTTTATGGTGCACAGTGGCGTAACTTCAATAATGAAGGCACTGACCAGCTAATGAAACTCATCGATTCTTTAAAGAATAATCCATTCTCTCGAAGACATATTATTTCTGCATGGAACCCTAGTCAGGTAGATGAGATGGCTCTACCACCATGTCATACACTTATGCAGTTCTATGTATCAAGTGATAAGAAATATTTAAGCTGTCAGTTATATCAGAGAAGTGCTGATACATTCTTAGGCGTTCCGTTTAATATTGCATCTTATGCTTTACTTACATGTATGCTTGCACAGGTATGTGGCTATGAACCAAAAGAATTTATTCATACAATTGGTGATGCTCATATTTATAAGAATCACTTTGATGTAGTCAAGACGCAGATTGAAAGAGAACCACTTCCTCTTCCTCGTCTTGTATTAAATAAAGACATTGATAATCTATTTGATTTCAAGATTGAAGATATCAAGCTAGAAGGTTATCAATCTCATGGTCCATTGAAAGGTAAGGTCAGTGTATGA